AGTCGGCGTCCATCGTATAGGTGTCGAGCCCGAGCGCCTCGACCCGGCGGATCCCCGCGTTCGCTAGGCGGGCGACAAGGTAGGCGGGGAGGTCGAAATGGGGCTTCCCCGCCGGTCCGTCGCGGAAGAAGCGCTCGGCCCCTTCGTCGGCTGCGAGGAAGGGATCGGGGAAGGCCGGGTCGACCTCGTAGGAGGCCTGCGCGATCGTCGGCCCGATCGCCGCCGCGATCCGGCCACGGTCCGCGCCGAGCTTCTCCATCGCGGCGATGGTCGCGTCGGTGACTCCGCCGAGCGCCCCGCGCCATCCCGCATGCGCTGCCCCCACGACCCCGGCCTGTGCGTCGGCGAAGAGAACGGGGGCGCAGTCGGCGGTGAGGATTCCGAGGAGAAGGCCCGGGCGGTCGGTGACGAGGCCATCGGCATGCGGCCGCGCATCCTCGCCCCAGTCCCCGGCCTCGAGCACCACGGCTCCGTGGACCTGGTAGGGCGAGGCGATTCGGGCCCCGGGGAGCACCGCCTCGGCCGCCCGATGCCGGTTCTCGACGATCAGGCTCACGTCGTCGCCGCTGCCCCAGCCGCAGTTGAGACTTGCCATCGCCCCCTCGCTGACCCCGCCGCGGCGACCGAGGAAGCCATGGGGCACGACAAGTGCGCCGCTGGTCCAGACGGGCGGCGTCACAGTTCGCGCATCCAGACGCGGTCCTCGTCGGGATGGTTGCCGACCATGAAGGTGACGGGCCCCTGATCCCCAAAGCCGTAGCGACGGTAAAAGGCCTGGGCGCGATGGTTCTCGGTAAAGACCGAGAGGGCGATGCGCGCCGCTCCGCGCCGGGCGGCCTCCTCCAAGACCCAGGCCATAAGCTCGCCGGCGAGCCCGGTGCCATGGGCCTCCTTGAGGAGATAGAATTGCTTGAGCTCGATCGTGCCTTCGTCTGCGACATGCGGCAGCTTGTTGGGACCGAGCTTGGCATAGCCCAGCACGGGCTCCCCGCCGCCCACCGCAAAGGCGTAGTCATCGCGGGCGAACTCGGCTTCCCAGGCCTCGCGGGTCAGGGTGCCCAGGAACGCCTCGAGATCGGCGGGATCGTAGAGATGCGCGAAGGTGTCGCAGAAGCTGGTCCGGAAGATGTGGTCGATCCGGGACAGGTCGGCGGCGGTGGCGGGGCGGACGGTCATAGCCCGGCGGGTCTTGGCCATCCGGGCGCGTGAATGGCAAGCACCTTGAACAGGCTTCCCATGGCGTCGGGCCGGCAGAGGCGCGCGCGCGCTTCCTCGATGTCGGCGGCGCGGTGCGGCGCGGCATTGGCGAGGGCCCGCGCGCGCATCTGGATGCCGAGACGCTCGAGCCACGAGCCCTGTTCGACGGGGCCGGCGACCGATGCGCCGGCGTCGGCCGCGACTTCGGCGACACGCTGAAAGTCGACGTGGCTGGTGAGGTCGTGCTCGCCCGGCCGATCAAGCACGGCGGCAAAGCGATGGCCCTTCACCGCCTGCAGCGTGTCGCCGGGGGCGGACCGCTCATGGCCATAGTCGACGAGTAGCGCGGTTCCGCCCTGGCGGACCAGGCGCTCGGCAAGTTCCTTCACGGCCTCGTCGCGGACGGGACTCGTCTCGAGGATCGGGCCGTCGCGGTCGAAGGCGAGGCCGGCGGGCGTCAGGGTGACGTGCCGCTCGGCGCCCGCGACATGCTGGCGGATCGGGAGGGCATCGAGGAATTCGTTGGCGACGAGCAGCAGGGGGCCGTCATCGGGGAGGGTCGAAAGATCATCGTAGTGCCGCGCGCCAGGCACCGCGGCTTCCTGCGCCGCGCGGAGAATGGGGCTGGTCTCGACCAGATGGACGGAAGGAGTGAGGCCCGCCGGCCGCATGACCCTCAGTGCATCGGCGGCGAGTGTCCCGCGGCCGGGGCCCAACTCGACATAATGCGCGCTTCCCGGCGCGCCTGCACGGCGCCAGGCGTCGGCCAGCGCGGCGCCGACCAGCTCGCCGAACATCTGGCTGATCTCGGGCGCGGTGGTGAAGTCGCCGGCGGTCCCGAGCGGGTCGCGGGTCGCATAATAATAAGCGTTGCAGGCCTCCATATAGGCCTCGACGCTCATCGGCCCGTCGGCCCGCAGCCGCTCGCGCAGTGCCCGCTCGAAGGGGGTCAGGCGACGCTCTCCAGTCCGGCAGTGGGCTCGATCCGCTGGCGGCGGCGGGGCGCGGTGACCATCAGGTAAAGGCCGACGAGGATCATCGGTACGCACAGCCACTGGCCCATATGAAGGCCGGTCGCCTCGGCGAAGGCGCGCAATTGTTCGTCGGGCTCGCGGATGAACTCGATGCCGAAGCGGAAGATGCCATAGAAAAAGAGGAAGGCACCCATGAGCCGGCCGGGCATGTAGCGCGCGTTGGTGCGCCAGAACATGAAGGCGAGGATCGCGAACAGGACCAGCCCTTCGAGAATGGCTTCGTAGAGCTGGCTCGGATGGCGCGGGGGGCCAAGCGTCTGGACGCCCGCGATGACTTCCGGGAAGCGGACCGCCCACGGCACATTGGTCGGCGCGCCCCACAGCTCGCCGTTGACGAAATTGGCGAGGCGACCGGTGAAGAGGCCGATCGGCACGACGCACACGACATAGTCGTGGATGCGCAGCCAGTTCAGCTTCTCCTTCCAGCTGAGATAGATGATCGCGAGGCCGGTGCCGATCGCGCCGCCGTGGAAGCTCATGCCCCCGTCCCACATCTTCACGATCTCGAGCGGATTCTCGAAGTAGAAGCCCGGCCGGTAGAAGAGGACGTAGCCGAGCCGTCCGCCGAGGATCACGCCGAGCGAGACGTAGAAGACGAGGTCGTCGGCGTGGCGCCGGGCCATGGGCGCGCCGGGCTGGGCGATCAGCTTGAGCTCATACCAGTAGCCGAGGAAGATCCCGACCAGATAGGCGAGGCTGTACCAGCGCAGCTGGAAGA
This genomic window from Sphingomonas rosea contains:
- the lgt gene encoding prolipoprotein diacylglyceryl transferase; this translates as MIENVLAAISYTDLGLDPVAVDLGFFQLRWYSLAYLVGIFLGYWYELKLIAQPGAPMARRHADDLVFYVSLGVILGGRLGYVLFYRPGFYFENPLEIVKMWDGGMSFHGGAIGTGLAIIYLSWKEKLNWLRIHDYVVCVVPIGLFTGRLANFVNGELWGAPTNVPWAVRFPEVIAGVQTLGPPRHPSQLYEAILEGLVLFAILAFMFWRTNARYMPGRLMGAFLFFYGIFRFGIEFIREPDEQLRAFAEATGLHMGQWLCVPMILVGLYLMVTAPRRRQRIEPTAGLESVA
- the pgeF gene encoding peptidoglycan editing factor PgeF, with protein sequence MTPPVWTSGALVVPHGFLGRRGGVSEGAMASLNCGWGSGDDVSLIVENRHRAAEAVLPGARIASPYQVHGAVVLEAGDWGEDARPHADGLVTDRPGLLLGILTADCAPVLFADAQAGVVGAAHAGWRGALGGVTDATIAAMEKLGADRGRIAAAIGPTIAQASYEVDPAFPDPFLAADEGAERFFRDGPAGKPHFDLPAYLVARLANAGIRRVEALGLDTYTMDADFYSFRRSTHRSEPSYGRQISLIGLSAR
- a CDS encoding class I SAM-dependent methyltransferase, which produces MSVEAYMEACNAYYYATRDPLGTAGDFTTAPEISQMFGELVGAALADAWRRAGAPGSAHYVELGPGRGTLAADALRVMRPAGLTPSVHLVETSPILRAAQEAAVPGARHYDDLSTLPDDGPLLLVANEFLDALPIRQHVAGAERHVTLTPAGLAFDRDGPILETSPVRDEAVKELAERLVRQGGTALLVDYGHERSAPGDTLQAVKGHRFAAVLDRPGEHDLTSHVDFQRVAEVAADAGASVAGPVEQGSWLERLGIQMRARALANAAPHRAADIEEARARLCRPDAMGSLFKVLAIHAPGWPRPAGL
- a CDS encoding GNAT family N-acetyltransferase, encoding MAKTRRAMTVRPATAADLSRIDHIFRTSFCDTFAHLYDPADLEAFLGTLTREAWEAEFARDDYAFAVGGGEPVLGYAKLGPNKLPHVADEGTIELKQFYLLKEAHGTGLAGELMAWVLEEAARRGAARIALSVFTENHRAQAFYRRYGFGDQGPVTFMVGNHPDEDRVWMREL